aaagggtgatgtcgtgccatattgtgagtgttaatgcacaaagggtgatgtcgtgccatgatatgagagtaaaagcacgaagggtgatgccgtgctgtttctattaatcttatggtgagattgagagtaaaagcatgaagggtgatgccgtgcatttttccttactgtattcactatttctgttgattcattgtatattgactgctccagtgatcattctattgtagttctttatcttgtattcccctcagtatattcccctcccgacatttcctgtttagttcttcatttatgttatttgtatatacactgttaaaaatgtacaggttgatttgtaggtgccttgccttagccccgtcactacttcatcgaggttaggctcgacacttaccagtatatggggtcggttgtactgatactgcactctgcactttctgtgcaaattttgataccggctcaggttgatcgagattagCTACTGGTCCGttgtccagagactcaaggtagatctgtcggcgttcacagaccttgaagtccccgtctatcttttatgtcctaccgttttctttcattcagacagttgtatttctttcagactattacttatagtaaattctagaatgctcgtgaattgtgactccagatccgggtggtagtaattaatacagttttacgatattccacacttattatatttcattttagttaattattattacttAATGAATGGAAaaaaggaattggtttaatgattctctaacgttggcttgcctggcaagtgaaatgttaggcgctatcatggtctcgtcggtgggaaatttcgggtcgttaCAGAGCAAAATAAGCTCAACCTTATAAAGAACTACCACACGCCATAGTGATAGGAAATATAGTGCATATTGAGGTCTCATATGGCTTCATTTTACCACAAACGGGTATCTACCATACTTCCTCAATCCATGGGCTTTAGCCCCATCCCCCTCGACGTTTCAAGGATAACTCTCCTTGCCAAACCCTTGGTTAAAGGATATGCCAAATTTCTTTCGGATCTTACATATTCCAAGGAAATAACACCATGTTTCAACAATTGTTTTACCGCACTATGTCTAATGTAGATATGCCTTCTTTTTCCATTGTACACACTATTTTTGGCAATTCCAATTGCCGCCTGTGAGTCACCATGTAGAGAAACTGGTGAAGCTTGTCTCCCCATAAAGACACGTATGCCAATAAGTTTCTCAACCACTCGGATTCTTGCCCTGCCAACTCAAGAGCAACAAATTTAGACTCCATAGTAGATCGTGCTATACAAGTCTGTTTTGAAGACTTCCATGAAATAGCACCTGCACCCAAAGTAAACACATAGCCATTAGTGGAGCTAACTTCATCATTGTCAGTAACCCAGTTTGCATCACAAAATCCTTCTAAAACAgcagaaaatttattaaaatgcaAACACCAATCCATAGTACCTCTCAAATACCTTAGCAAACGATGAAGAGCATTCAGATGTTCACTACTTAGGTTGTGAGTATATCTACTCAATCTACTAACAACATAAGCAATATCAGATCGTGTATAATTCATGAGAAGCATTACACTACCAATTATCTTAGCATATTCAATTTGAGAAACACTAGACTAGATTCCTTATTCTTTCTCAAGTGTATGCTAGGATCATAACGAGTTCTCACAGGTGCTACATCAAAACAATTAAACCTTTTCAACCTTTTCTCAATATAATGAGATTGAGATAATGAAAAATCATTAgaagttcttttgattttaatccCTAAAATCACATCCACTTCTCCAAGATCTTTTATTTCAAATTTAGAAGACAAAATTCTTAGTCTCATTAACAACATTCACATTAGGGCCAAAGATTAACATGCCATACAACATACAAACATATAATAATACAATCTGATCCCATCATCTTGGAATAAATACAAGTATCAGATTACCCACTAATGTGCTATTAAACTTTTCATACCATTGCTTATGTgcctgctttagaccatacagaGACTTTCTCAATTTGCATACTTTATTCTTCTTTCCTTGTATCACAAATCCCTCAGTTTGAGACATATAGATCTCTTACTCTACATCACCATTTAGGAAAGCCATTTTACCATCCATTTGATGTATCACTAAATTATGAATAGCGGCTAAAGCAACAAGAGTTCTAATAGTCGCTATCTTAGTCACATGAgaataagtgtcaaagtaatcaatgcCTTTATTTTGGTTAAAACCCCTAATAACAAGTATAGCCTTATATTTCTCAATTGTACCATTAGGTCTCAATGTTTTCTTAAATATCCACTTGCTACTTATGGGTTTACAACCTTTAGGCAAATCAGACAAGtcccaagttgtcacgacccaaaccgatgggccgcaacgggcacccgataccttactcaaccgagtaccgaTATAATGTATCTTTCGTaccatactatcatagataactgagccagagAGACTGCCATGAGATATGTAGAATAAaatatgtaataccaacttatacataagacatacgggcctataagaccaaaataaccactcgtacactgaacataggccgacaaagccatacaatcttttacgtatatgacatctatctacaagcctctaagaatacataattgtcataaaggtcaggacaaatcccctccataccaatcaatatatgtcttaatcatattgaccaaataagcaactccggagcaaatgaaacgcaccaacatctttcgctgagctgatagcttacttggaggaccctcgacctgtctatcgggacctacgggcatgaaacacagtgtctccaggcaaaagagacgtcggtacaaataatgtatcgagtatgtaaggaataaaaatcagtaaataaaagacatatagaaacatagagtaaaagacttaacatgtaagtctgaatagctctgtgaatcattagcatttacaatgtcatgcatatgcatataaatgtcataccatgcttaggtatatgcattcataacatcatcaagcctatgagggcatcccataatatcatctcggccactgtgggcaaatcatcaacgtataccagttgatcaggtggtggtgcgtatataacgccgtaacctttttccatatcccatatacatataatatatgcgtataaactccatctagtcatgggtcaatgtacatgtataaattaattaaatgcatatgaaatacgtcaataaaatctctcggaacatcataagaccattatgcctttgattaatgtcatgaaataaactttatcaatttacgtattttctgagacccatgaatagatgatagaataataagacacatggggaatcaagaatatagacacccctagtatttctatgaatagagtcatttatggaagttgtgcatttgctcgtttcgttttcatcgtattgatcatgccaaaagtaagaagggatagccttaacatacctgggccGATTCTCTtggcaatccctctaacacacgtcttttatGATAAAATACGTAACGACGGattgaagtaggaaaaaatccatttgatgttcttgagaaagattgcactgtattTCCTTCAAATTGCAAAATCCCACTTTGCTAAGATGCTAAGAAATCTTTGCTTGAATTTTGTTTGGAGCAGTTTACTTTGCCAAAGTAAATCCGTATGACATTCTTTCTTAAACTGAATGAAATGAATTAGAAAGGTCCCTTTTTATAGTGGTATGGGGCCCACTTATAAGGCTTACTTTTGCCACTTAAAATTCTCTTAAAATGCCATCTTTCACATAAATTTAAGAGTCATTAAATTGGCTTTAACTTGCTGCCAAGTCTTCATAAACTCACGTGAAGGTTGTCCCCTTAGAATTATCCAAAATCTTCACCTAAATAATTATCCGAAAAATCCAATTTACAAATAAATCTCCCACTTGAAAAttcataattacccaattatccacataattaagaattatctcaaattacttaaaatactactcacttttaacacattttatacaccttactattgtGGTTATGTGGTACTTTATATGGTAATAGTCTATAAATATCGGGCATTATAactcggaccatattttatcccaaattatcaaattttgacggaactcattttctttgattcgcttaccctctcaccttcacgaatttacttatcacttatttgaaacaacataatgcttataatctcaaaataaacTCATTCctaaacttacgtcgattaacttaagaCGAAATATCACGTAcagaaacatggggtgtaacatcattccccccccctttggaacattcgtcctcgaatattgaccAATGCACTTATTATTATCATTACCTATAGCTCTTgcaaatactttagtactctccttgacATCTAGGCAATTGTACTGTGAATAATTCCGAaggtcagggcattcccccctttaggcctctttctcacaccatgacttgtggtcggaatccttctaatctcgtaattgttgctatCTTCTACCATGCAGCATGTTATtcctctctcctttttcctccagtttttagccaatctttaggccttactttgtaaacatatacagagttTGATAAGATGCCCCTATGGGCATCTATAGGTACAccgaagttcttcgctcggtactttgtcaaacttacgaatattgctatatcttatttcatagatctgTTTATCCATCTGTATGACCTTAttgccataactcttactttgatctCGTTACTGAGGTTttctaccaaactccaggttactctcgttgcttatcctatatgcataaatctaagtcctttaatacttcttaattactgttcatcttaagaatgacgacctaatctcatctcatactttataacttttatccatccattgttggttcacctcaatattgatctatattctaccactgataacttgaccttCTATGTAATACCGccgctcacgtctcatcgggagatatctgaaatgattagactgatccacctggggcgataccatggtttcataaccgtatttcatagcatcccaatgtgattcaccttatatgggtattttaatcctgtacaattcatgaaatccctttcttttctctttttttttcttcttcaaatcattactcaatcgaaggtccaaatgtcatcctttatctatcacagttacacctcattctactaccagggtatCATTTTATCTTTTCTCAATGCTATTAGTCTtaagactcctttgagttcattcaggctatactaagatttttataacttagagaaaccatcaactctcttattttcattagCTTAATCCCGAGGATTTATCCATTAtggtcaccttctcactcaccttttctcaTCCCTACTCATATCTTCCTAAAACTttatcgctctaccatactttagcttgcgacctacacatattagttatactactcgcaaccttcctttaacttgctttcaccatagatttccttatgttattctgaaaAATCAAGCGAGACATTACATCGTCTCAAaatcttctttactctcttagacacccctagtatttctatgaatagagtcatttatgaaagttgtgcatttgctcatttcgtttgcatcgtattgatcatgccaaaagaaagaagggatagccttaacatacctgagccgattctcttgacaatccctctaacacatgtctttttgtgataaaacacgtaacgacagatcgaagtagggaaaaatctgttTGATGTTCTTGataaagattgcaccgtactttcttaaaattgcaaaatcccaCGTTGCTAAGATGCTAAGAAATCTTTGCTTGAATTTTGTTTGAAGCAGTTTACTTTGCCAAAgtaaatccgtatgatattctttctTATAATGAATGAAATGAATTAGAAAGGTCCCTTTTTATAGTGGTATGGGCCCCACTTATAAGGCTTACTTTTGTCACTTAAAAATCTCTTAAAATATCACCTTTCACATAAATTTAAGAGTCATTAAATTGACTTTAACTTGCTGCCAAGTCTTCATAAACCCACGTGAAGGTTGTCCACTTAGAATTATCCAAtatcttcacccaaataattatCCGAAAAATCCAATTTACAAATTAATCTCCCActgaaaaatttataattattcaattatctacataattaagaattatctcaaattacttaaaatactactcacttttaacacattttatacaccttactatcatggtcatgtggtaccttgtatggtactagtctataaatatcgggtattatagctcggaccatattttatcccaaattctcaaatttcgacgaaactcattttcttcgattcgcttaccctctcaccttcacgaatttacttatcacttgtttgaaacaacataatgcttataatctcaaaataatctcattcccgaacttacgtcgattaacttacgacgaaacttcacGTACAGAAACATAAGGTGTAACACAAGTGTGACTAGAAACTATAAAGTCTAATTCACTTTTAATGGCCTCTTTCCAAAAACTAGCATCTATTGACCTCATTGCTTCATTATAAGTCTTAGGGTCTTCTTATATTAAATAGATAGACACTAATTCATCATTCAAAACATCAAGATCAATATTTTCAGTCAAGATCAAAGCTAGCTTCAATTCTACACCTCTTACTCCTTCTATGTTCATTTTCATGCTCATTAGCAGTAACACTAGAAGAAGGCACAAAATGAGAATTAATAGTTATAGATGTAGAAGCATTATTAGTCAAGCTCAAATAATTTTGCATCTCTAGATTCACAAATAGAACTATCATTCAAAGACATAAATCTATATGCAATACTATTTTGAGCATAACCAATGAAAATAGCATCAAAAGTCTTGGGTCCGACAGTTACTTGTTTAACATCAGGTAGACAACTttagccaaacacccccacactttcaGAATTTTCTAGTTAGGGACAAACCCTTTCCATAACTCATACGAAGTTTTATCTAACTTCTTATTAGGGACTTTATTAAGAATATAGCATGCAGATTAAATAGCCCCCCTCACATATTATCAGATAAACCCGAACTCAAAAGcatagaattcatcatttccttaaGGGTTCTATTTTTCCGTTCGGCTACACCATTGTTTTGGGGAGTATATGGAGCACTAACCTCATGTATAATACCATTTTCCTCACAAAATACTTCTAGAGTATTAGTACTATATTCACTACCCATGTCAGACCTAAGTCTCTTGATTTTGCTGTAAACTAATTGATTCTCTACTTCTGCCTTGTATTTCAAAAATATGCTTTCAGCCTCATCTTTTGACTTAAGAAGATATACCTTAGTGTATCTAGAAAAGCCATCTACAAATGTGATGTAATATTTCCTTCGATCCTTACTAACAGTGTTCTTGAAATCTGCTAAGTCTGAATGCACTACTTCAAGCAATTCTGTCTTTCTACTAGTTACATTCTTAAAAGGCTTTTTGGTATGTTTTATTTTTACACAAGCAtgacacttagaaaaattatcaACATTgactataggaattaatttcattttTCTAAGTCTTTTAATAGAAGCAATATTAATGTGACCTAGTCTACCATGTCACAAATCAATAGACTCAGCAATATAAGCAGAATTGAAAGTACTAGCATTATTAGTGATCTCTTGAGCAATGTTCAGTACAAATAAACCCCCACTAAGGTAACCCTTCCCAACAAAGTCTCCCACGAGAAATAACAACTTTATCATATTCAAAAATAAGTTTAAGACCTGCTTTGTTGAGAAGCGCACCAGAAACTAAGTTTCTACGAAGGGAGGGTACATACAGAACATTGTTCAAAGCTAAGGTTTTTTCAGAAGTTAACT
This sequence is a window from Nicotiana tomentosiformis chromosome 5, ASM39032v3, whole genome shotgun sequence. Protein-coding genes within it:
- the LOC138893187 gene encoding secreted RxLR effector protein 161-like, whose product is MLLMNYTRSDIAYVVSRLSRYTHNLSSEHLNALHRLLRYLRGTMDWCLHFNKFSAVLEGFCDANWVTDNDEVSSTNGYVFTLGAGAISWKSSKQTCIARSTMESKFVALELAGQESEWLRNLLAYVSLWGDKLHQFLYMVTHRRQLELPKIVCTMEKEGISTLDIVR